One segment of Pontibacter akesuensis DNA contains the following:
- a CDS encoding amidohydrolase family protein, giving the protein MKKILTIAACLAFSAGGVMAQETFPRNGVYDERSGLVAFTNATVHTDYKTTIPNATLIIRNGKVEAVGTNLKVPAGAVVMDAAGKHIYPGLVDMYTTYGLPEVKPERRNRRAAPQLESEKEGAFNWNQAIRPETHAVELFKVNSKQAEELRKQGFGTVLAVHRDGIARGTATLVTLADKRENEVVLKDKAAGALSFDKGTSNQDYPSSLMGSIALLRQTYLDAQWNAQNPGKEQNISLTAFTQANSYPQIFEAENKLDAIRADKVGDEFNKQYIIKGAGDEYQMLPQIKSTNAPVILSLDFPSAYNVEDPFDARRVSLEDMKHWEMAPSNAALLQKAGVTIAFTAHDLKDKKDFLPNLRKAVQHGLSEEEALKAVTATPAKLLNAENLVGSLNKGMLANFIITTETLFSEDNTILENWVQGEQYKIAGVPADYRGMYTLKVAGQPDRRLLVAGTAEKPDLKVIAQDTVKGNISFKGNLVTISFAEKKDSKESIRLSGWVADKNLQGEGQLPNASTVKWSAAFSEAMTAQEKKDRAKKETDTSVGNMIYPFRAYGQATLPQQETVLIKNATVWTNEKEGKLENADVLLKNGKIAKVGKNLSASGAKVIDGTGKHVTPGIIDEHSHIALDAVNEGAQAVTSEVRMADVLNPEDINIYRQLAGGVTTSQLLHGSANPIGGQSAIIKLRWGKSAEEMLVENADGYIKFALGENVKQSNWGSTQTVRFPQSRMGVEQVFVDAFTRAKEYEQTWKNYSKLSKREKSKTAAPRRDLELEALVEILNDKRFITCHSYVQSEINMLMNVADEMGFKVNTFTHILEGYKVADKMKEHGVGGSTFADWWAYKMEVKDAIPQNAGIMNQMGIVTAINSDDAEMARRLNQEAAKSVKYTGMSEEDALKMVTLNPAKLLHLDKRTGSLKEGKDADVVLWNDNPLSIYAKPLKTFVDGVAYYDLERDEQMRQDLEQERMRLVQKMLNEKSGGAKTQAPKSSKARVVHCEDVEHNEEESYFAY; this is encoded by the coding sequence ATGAAGAAAATCTTAACCATTGCAGCCTGTCTTGCCTTTAGTGCAGGCGGTGTAATGGCGCAGGAGACATTTCCGCGCAACGGAGTGTATGATGAGCGCTCCGGACTTGTGGCCTTCACCAATGCCACTGTCCATACTGATTATAAGACAACCATTCCCAACGCAACGCTTATTATTCGCAATGGCAAAGTAGAGGCTGTCGGCACCAACCTGAAAGTGCCTGCCGGCGCAGTGGTGATGGATGCAGCGGGAAAGCACATTTACCCGGGTCTGGTGGACATGTACACAACGTACGGCCTGCCAGAGGTAAAGCCGGAGCGCAGAAACAGGCGCGCGGCCCCGCAACTGGAGTCGGAGAAAGAGGGAGCCTTTAACTGGAACCAGGCCATCCGCCCGGAGACGCATGCGGTGGAGCTTTTTAAAGTGAATAGCAAACAGGCAGAAGAACTGCGCAAGCAGGGCTTCGGCACAGTGCTGGCCGTGCACCGCGATGGCATTGCCCGCGGAACCGCCACACTCGTAACACTGGCTGACAAGCGCGAGAACGAAGTGGTGCTGAAGGACAAGGCGGCAGGCGCACTGTCATTCGACAAAGGCACCTCTAACCAGGATTACCCAAGCTCACTGATGGGCTCTATTGCGCTGCTGCGCCAGACTTACCTGGATGCACAGTGGAACGCACAAAACCCGGGCAAGGAGCAGAACATATCGCTGACAGCCTTTACACAGGCCAATAGTTATCCGCAGATTTTTGAGGCAGAGAATAAGCTGGATGCCATTCGTGCCGATAAAGTAGGGGATGAGTTCAACAAGCAGTACATCATTAAAGGTGCCGGCGACGAGTACCAGATGCTGCCACAGATCAAATCCACCAACGCACCCGTTATCTTATCGCTTGATTTCCCAAGCGCCTATAACGTAGAGGATCCGTTTGATGCACGCCGTGTATCGCTGGAGGACATGAAGCACTGGGAAATGGCTCCCTCTAATGCAGCCTTGCTGCAGAAAGCTGGCGTAACCATTGCGTTCACAGCCCATGACCTTAAGGACAAGAAAGACTTTTTGCCGAACCTGCGCAAAGCCGTACAGCATGGCCTGAGCGAGGAAGAGGCACTGAAGGCCGTAACTGCCACACCGGCAAAGCTGCTGAACGCGGAGAACCTGGTGGGCAGCCTGAACAAAGGCATGCTGGCCAACTTTATCATCACTACCGAAACGCTTTTCTCCGAAGACAACACCATTCTGGAGAACTGGGTGCAGGGCGAGCAGTATAAAATTGCCGGCGTGCCTGCCGATTACCGCGGCATGTATACTCTGAAAGTAGCCGGACAGCCAGACCGCAGGTTGCTAGTAGCGGGCACGGCCGAGAAGCCTGATCTGAAAGTGATCGCGCAGGACACCGTGAAAGGCAACATCAGCTTTAAGGGTAATCTGGTGACGATCTCTTTTGCAGAGAAAAAAGACAGCAAGGAAAGCATTCGGCTGAGTGGCTGGGTGGCCGATAAAAACCTGCAGGGCGAGGGCCAGCTGCCAAACGCTTCTACTGTAAAATGGTCTGCCGCTTTCTCTGAAGCCATGACAGCACAGGAGAAAAAAGACCGCGCCAAGAAAGAAACGGATACATCGGTAGGCAACATGATTTACCCCTTCCGCGCCTATGGCCAAGCCACATTGCCGCAGCAGGAAACGGTTCTGATCAAGAACGCCACTGTCTGGACAAACGAAAAAGAAGGCAAACTGGAAAATGCAGACGTACTGCTGAAGAACGGTAAGATTGCTAAAGTAGGCAAGAACCTTAGTGCCTCTGGTGCCAAAGTAATTGATGGAACAGGCAAGCACGTAACGCCGGGAATTATCGACGAGCACTCACACATAGCACTGGACGCTGTGAACGAAGGCGCACAGGCGGTAACATCAGAGGTGCGCATGGCCGATGTGCTGAACCCGGAGGACATCAACATCTACCGCCAACTGGCTGGTGGGGTAACCACTTCGCAGTTGCTGCACGGTTCTGCCAACCCGATCGGTGGCCAGTCGGCTATCATCAAACTGCGTTGGGGCAAAAGTGCCGAAGAGATGCTGGTAGAGAATGCCGATGGCTATATTAAGTTCGCGCTGGGCGAAAACGTGAAGCAGTCGAACTGGGGCAGCACGCAAACAGTGCGTTTCCCGCAGTCGAGAATGGGAGTGGAGCAGGTGTTCGTGGATGCCTTTACCCGTGCCAAAGAGTATGAGCAGACCTGGAAGAACTACAGTAAACTAAGCAAGCGTGAGAAGTCCAAAACTGCTGCCCCACGCCGTGACCTGGAGTTGGAGGCACTGGTAGAGATCCTGAACGACAAGCGCTTTATCACTTGCCACTCCTATGTGCAGTCAGAAATTAACATGCTGATGAACGTGGCCGATGAAATGGGCTTTAAGGTGAACACCTTCACACACATCCTGGAAGGCTATAAGGTAGCTGACAAGATGAAGGAGCACGGCGTAGGCGGTTCTACCTTCGCCGACTGGTGGGCTTACAAGATGGAGGTGAAAGACGCGATTCCGCAGAACGCTGGCATCATGAACCAGATGGGCATCGTAACGGCCATTAACTCGGATGACGCAGAGATGGCACGCCGCCTGAACCAGGAAGCTGCCAAGAGTGTGAAGTATACCGGCATGAGCGAAGAGGACGCCCTGAAAATGGTGACGCTGAACCCAGCTAAGCTCCTGCACCTCGACAAGAGAACCGGCAGCCTGAAAGAAGGCAAAGACGCTGACGTGGTACTTTGGAACGACAACCCGCTTTCAATCTATGCCAAGCCGCTGAAGACATTTGTGGATGGTGTGGCTTATTACGATCTGGAGCGTGACGAGCAGATGCGCCAAGACCTGGAGCAGGAGCGCATGCGCCTGGTGCAGAAAATGCTGAACGAGAAGTCAGGCGGTGCTAAAACGCAGGCTCCAAAAAGCAGCAAAGCACGGGTGGTACACTGCGAAGACGTGGAGCACAACGAGGAGGAGTCATACTTTGCGTATTAA